The following is a genomic window from Raphanus sativus cultivar WK10039 unplaced genomic scaffold, ASM80110v3 Scaffold2880, whole genome shotgun sequence.
ACTTCTTTTattctaaacaataaaatataatctgaatcattcatattattataaaataaaataaaacaaagttcaatcataaaatcataaaacataaaatgcaaagatcttaaaaataaaataaaagcctAAAACACCAAAGCATTCAAACACAAATCGTTTGATGCATCTTTTTAATCAACTTGGTCATTTTTCAGAATGTCTGAAGTCTCATATTCCATGAGATCATCCTTGTCATGATCAAAGTCATCCTCGCCATCCTTGTATACCATGTGAGCCTCCGGGTTCTTGCCTTTGATGCTCTCTTGGTAGAGATCAACCAGGTGTTTTGGGGTTCGGCAGTTCTTTGCCCAATGGTTAGATACTCCGCACCTATGACACACTGAGTTTCCTGTATTCTGTGGTCGAGTAGTCGACCCATTGCCTCTGCCTCTACCACGCCCATTGCTGGACTGGTTTGGGCGCTCATAAGGGTTGTAACGCCCTCTCCCATAGCCACCACGTCCACGTCCTCGCCACTGACCTCCACGGCCGCGACCTCTTCCAAATGAGGAACCGCGACCCCTTTGGTCATATTGGACATGGTTAGCTTCGGAGTTGTTCTTACCTTCTTTTGAGGCATGATGTGCATCAGGAACAGGTTTGGTTCCGGGTGGTCTCAGGTCATTATTCTTCATAAGCAACTCATTATTCTGTTCAGCAAGCAATAGGCAGGCTATGAGAGCACTGTAGGTCTTGAAACCTTTCTGCCTATATTGTTGCTGGAGCAACATGTTGCTTGATGACATTGTCTGATAAGTCTTTTCCAGTAGCTGCTTATCAGTTATTTTCTCGCCACATAGTCTCATCTTTGAGACTATCCTGAACAAGGCTGAGTTATATTCATTCACAGACTTAAAGTCTTGAATCCTGAGATGAGTCCATTCATACATGGCTTCCGGAAGGATCACAGTCTTTTGGTGATTATATCTCGATTTCAACTCTTTCCATAACTCGTATGGATTGCTCACTGTGAGATATTGAGCTTTCAAGCTCTCCTCAATGTGATGGCGAATCATCATGAGGGCTTTAGCATTGTCTTTCTTACTTGATTCATTTCCTTCGACAATACACTCCTCTAGGCCTTTGGCTCCGAGGGAGATTTCAATGTCTAAAGCCCACTGAAGGTAATTGTCACCCTTTACACTTAGGGGTTCAAAATCCAAGTTTGCAATGTTTGGCATctgaaataaaatttcaagcttGGTTTTAGGTCTTGTAagatcttataaaaataaatatatatgttgccTCGTCCATCAGAGAATTCGATTTCCCTAGATCATGAATTTCTATGTTTAATTTCAAGCAATCAAATATCATAGGAAAccggtttgtaaaatttgtGAAATTTATATGATATGGACGAGTGCAACAAGGTCTAGTTATTCCCATGGAAAACATCATCGACCTATGCGGTTTGTGTGGACAACTCTTGTAATATATACAAGCTCATCATCTATAAGAGGTACATGTACCACACAACCGGACCATGCAAAACCATGCAATCGATTTATAGCTTATAAGGGTTTGAgggttttatttcctttttagtttcTCATCGATTTGGCTTTAGGGTTTTAGCAAGTTTATTTCGGTTTTAAAGCTTTTACCATTAGGATAAGGATTTGTAAAATTTCTAGTTTAGTATGTGTTAGGAATTTTAACATAATCGGATATAGGAATATAACATAATCCGATTGTGAAATTTTCCATATCCGATTTGTATTAGgaaaaggtttagggttttcatGTGAATTTTAATCTCATAAATTTTTAGGGTTTGTTCCTTTTGACAGATTCAAATTATAGGATTAACAACCTAATGATCGATTTTAAACTTACAAGAACAATGGTGGTTTCTagtttaaaatcgtgaacctCAAATTAAACCTAGTAATCGGTTTCTAGtattttcaaacataaaccGATTATCCAACAAACAAGTAAACAAGTTTTAGAGATTGGTTTCTTACCTTTTAACTTGATCGATGTGCTCCTAGGATTTCCTTTTGAAtccttaaaataaatcaatcaaacaaaaaactcaAGTATGTTAGTTTTGAGATCAAACTTCAATCGATATCAaagtaacaaaagaaagagGTTGGCGGCttagggttttgtttgatgtcGATGAGGTTGTCAAGTAGCTCGTAGATCagtcgtgctgataacgtgtgaAAACTTGAGTGTTCTGGTTGAGGTTTTCACGATTTGATCTAGCTAGAGAGGTGTGTTTGCCGTgtggctttagagagagagaggctgtgTAAATCGTGTGTGTTATTAAGATGAAACCCTAGAGCCTTTATATATAAGCTTCTAGGTCGGTTTACTAAAAAGGAATAGATCGGGCCTAATGATAATGGACATACCCATCTCATTAGTCGAttatcctgaaacataataaAGTAAAACCTAAGATAAACATGAGAAGATAAAACCAAGTAAAATAGATAAGTATGATTTGGTTTAAGGCTGGTCTAACCAAACCATGTCAATCTCGGATATGGGCATTCCAAACCAGCCGGTTTTCAACAATAAAATgattgtttgccttaagcttccgcattgatttataatgcatgaacctcaaatgctTGGAAAATGattaagtaaagattggacttaaaccggctgaattacacttagaaattttaggtaaggccgcggactggttggatcatgggatccaggtttgggtcttacaagttggtatcagagcatgcttgattctaggctgtggttagggcaggtcatcacacatccggctgggtctcatggcaggtTTAGGGTTCTGGTTAACATAATattgcttgaggtttgcaaataaaaatgttaatctaacctttTGCTTTGTGTTTGTCTTTGATGTCCTAAGGGAACTAAGAAGAGGTCTCGGAAGACTAAGGATGGGACAGGGGCGTCCGCAGCTGGAGATGCCTCAGTGCCTAATCCATCAGTGTTGCTGTCAGTTCCACCTACTGGTCAGACCAGTGAGGCCATCCTGACTGAAACTCAAGTGAaccagactgaggttcagctgggtgGAGAGGATAGGCAGTTGGACGAGACCGGGCAACCACTGAATGCGGCTGGAAACCAGTTAGGAGCAGGAAGTGGGCAACAAAGGAATGATCAGGAAGGTGAGGCTGAGTCCTCAGAGACTGGTAACCGGACTGATCCAAACATCCAAGGAGATGGGAGGATTGGATCGGAtgaaccaatggctgaacctaccatgaagcagatacttgatgcaatcaagttgatgggaagtcagatgctggctatgacccaagtgttcACGCCTGTTGTGAATTCATCTATGGGTCAAACCACTCAAGCACCGGTGATAGTTCCAGGAGTTGCTGACACTGGTGGATATGTGGCGCCTCTTGCTGAGGTGATTGAGTTAGACCCACCAG
Proteins encoded in this region:
- the LOC130506097 gene encoding uncharacterized protein LOC130506097, which gives rise to MPNIANLDFEPLSVKGDNYLQWALDIEISLGAKGLEECIVEGNESSKKDNAKALMMIRHHIEESLKAQYLTVSNPYELWKELKSRYNHQKTVILPEAMYEWTHLRIQDFKSVNEYNSALFRIVSKMRLCGEKITDKQLLEKTYQTMSSSNMLLQQQYRQKGFKTYSALIACLLLAEQNNELLMKNNDLRPPGTKPVPDAHHASKEGKNNSEANHVQYDQRGRGSSFGRGRGRGGQWRGRGRGGYGRGRYNPYERPNQSSNGRGRGRGNGSTTRPQNTGNSVCHRCGVSNHWAKNCRTPKHLVDLYQESIKGKNPEAHMVYKDGEDDFDHDKDDLMEYETSDILKNDQVD